One part of the Olleya sp. YS genome encodes these proteins:
- a CDS encoding rhodanese-related sulfurtransferase, giving the protein MQLYNKLSANERAELIKQAGKERLTLSFYQYAHISNPQEFRDQLFIKWDSLDVLGRIYVATEGINAQLSLPADHFKDFKQHLDNIDFLKDFRLNIAIEQDNMSFLKLKVKVREKIVADGLNDNTFDVTNKGVHLSAKEFNDMLNNPNTVCVDMRNHYESEIGHFDGAITPDVDTFRESLDIIEEDLREHKEDKNLLMYCTGGIRCEKASAYYKHKGFKNVYQLEGGIIEYTRQVNAEGIENKFIGKNFVFDERRAEKISDDVIAQCHQCGKPCDTHVNCANDACHLLFIQCEDCKTEMDNCCSSTCKNIHALPYEEQKALRKGQGNSNDIFKKGRADHLPYKKDLRNIFETLKK; this is encoded by the coding sequence ATGCAACTGTACAACAAATTAAGCGCTAATGAAAGAGCAGAACTTATAAAACAAGCAGGTAAAGAACGTTTAACACTATCGTTTTACCAGTATGCTCACATTAGTAATCCACAAGAATTTAGAGACCAATTATTTATTAAATGGGACAGTTTAGACGTCCTTGGTCGTATTTATGTCGCTACCGAAGGGATTAATGCACAACTATCTCTTCCAGCAGATCATTTTAAAGATTTTAAACAGCATTTAGACAACATCGATTTTTTAAAAGATTTTAGACTTAACATTGCAATAGAACAGGACAACATGTCTTTTTTAAAGCTTAAAGTTAAAGTTCGCGAAAAAATTGTAGCAGATGGTTTAAACGATAACACTTTTGATGTCACTAACAAAGGTGTACATCTATCTGCAAAGGAATTTAATGACATGTTAAACAATCCAAATACAGTTTGTGTAGATATGCGTAATCATTACGAAAGCGAAATTGGACATTTTGATGGAGCAATAACACCAGATGTAGATACTTTTAGAGAATCTTTGGATATCATTGAAGAAGACTTAAGAGAGCACAAGGAAGATAAAAATTTACTTATGTATTGTACTGGTGGTATACGTTGTGAAAAAGCAAGTGCCTACTATAAACACAAAGGGTTTAAAAACGTCTATCAGTTGGAAGGCGGAATTATTGAGTACACAAGACAAGTCAATGCAGAAGGTATAGAAAACAAGTTTATTGGTAAAAATTTTGTGTTTGATGAGCGTCGTGCAGAGAAAATTAGTGATGACGTTATCGCGCAATGCCATCAATGTGGTAAACCGTGTGATACACATGTTAACTGTGCTAATGATGCATGCCACTTATTATTTATACAATGTGAAGACTGTAAAACAGAGATGGATAACTGCTGTTCTTCGACCTGTAAGAACATTCACGCACTACCATACGAAGAGCAAAAAGCTCTTAGAAAAGGACAAGGAAATAGTAACGATATCTTTAAAAAAGGACGCGCAGATCACTTACCGTATAAGAAGGATTTACGTAATATATTTGAAACACTTAAAAAGTAA
- a CDS encoding ABC transporter ATP-binding protein, with amino-acid sequence MNSVLLNINNLSISFKNDGISQSIIKNISYSIYENEIVGIVGESGSGKSVSSLAILGLLPKRISKITSGQITFNESDLTQLSNKQFQTIRGQKIAMIFQEPMSSLNPSMTCGKQVEEILSQHTKLSKKQIKDETLLLFEKVKLPNPERVYKAYPHEISGGQKQRVMIAMAIACKPQLLIADEPTTALDVTVQKDIITLLKELQAETKMSIIFITHDLSLISEIANRVLVMYQGEIVEQNSVENIFNDPKHPYTKALIQSRPSLKVRLKTLPTIADVLNDTVSNTIVTRDMRQIQHKKIYSKAPLLEVVNLEKEYVSKSGFFAKAETFKAVNNVSFKLYEGETLGLVGESGCGKSTLGNAILLLDKATKGHILYNGKDITNLTKAETKAIRKDIQIIFQDPYASLNPRLTIGNAIMEPMKVHKLYTSDTERKAKAIDILKRVGLEESAFNKYPHQFSGGQRQRVGIARTIALQPKLIVCDESVSALDISVQAQVLNLLNELKENFGFTYIFISHDLAVVKYMSDQLLVMNQGKIEELDDADVIYNSPKKDYTKKLISAIPKGL; translated from the coding sequence ATGAACAGTGTTTTACTTAATATAAATAACCTATCAATTAGTTTTAAAAATGATGGTATAAGTCAATCCATTATTAAAAACATTTCTTATTCTATATATGAAAATGAAATCGTTGGTATTGTAGGTGAGTCTGGTTCTGGAAAATCAGTGTCTTCTTTGGCTATACTTGGCTTATTACCAAAACGTATATCTAAAATCACATCTGGTCAAATTACATTTAACGAGTCAGATTTAACACAACTTAGTAATAAACAGTTTCAAACCATAAGAGGTCAAAAAATAGCGATGATTTTTCAAGAACCGATGAGTTCTTTAAACCCATCTATGACCTGCGGGAAACAAGTTGAAGAAATTTTGTCTCAGCACACCAAATTGTCAAAAAAGCAGATAAAAGACGAAACCCTTTTGCTTTTTGAAAAAGTAAAACTACCAAATCCAGAACGCGTTTATAAAGCTTATCCACATGAGATTTCTGGAGGGCAAAAACAACGTGTTATGATTGCTATGGCTATTGCCTGTAAACCTCAACTATTAATTGCTGACGAGCCAACCACTGCTTTAGATGTAACCGTTCAAAAAGATATTATAACTCTTTTAAAAGAGTTACAAGCCGAAACAAAAATGAGTATCATTTTTATTACGCATGATTTAAGTTTAATCTCAGAAATAGCTAATCGTGTACTAGTTATGTACCAAGGTGAAATAGTGGAGCAGAACAGTGTTGAAAACATTTTTAATGATCCTAAACACCCTTACACTAAAGCTTTAATACAATCTAGACCTTCTTTAAAAGTCCGTTTAAAGACATTACCGACTATTGCAGATGTTTTAAATGATACTGTTTCTAACACTATTGTGACTAGAGACATGAGACAAATCCAGCATAAAAAAATATATTCCAAAGCTCCATTATTAGAAGTCGTTAACCTTGAAAAAGAATATGTATCAAAATCTGGTTTTTTCGCCAAAGCGGAAACTTTTAAGGCAGTCAATAACGTTAGTTTTAAATTATATGAAGGTGAAACCTTGGGATTGGTAGGCGAATCAGGTTGTGGAAAATCTACATTAGGAAATGCTATTTTACTTTTAGATAAAGCTACAAAGGGACATATTTTATATAATGGAAAAGATATTACAAACTTAACTAAAGCCGAAACTAAAGCAATTAGAAAAGATATTCAAATTATATTTCAAGATCCATATGCTTCTTTAAACCCAAGACTTACCATAGGTAATGCTATTATGGAACCCATGAAAGTCCATAAGTTGTATACTTCTGATACTGAACGTAAAGCAAAAGCTATTGATATTTTGAAGCGTGTTGGTCTGGAAGAATCTGCTTTTAATAAATATCCACACCAATTCTCTGGTGGTCAAAGACAACGCGTAGGTATTGCACGTACTATTGCTTTGCAACCAAAGCTGATTGTATGTGACGAGTCCGTGTCTGCTTTAGACATTTCTGTGCAAGCACAAGTTTTAAATTTGTTAAATGAATTGAAGGAAAATTTTGGTTTCACCTATATATTTATATCTCATGACTTAGCTGTAGTCAAATACATGAGTGACCAATTATTGGTTATGAATCAAGGTAAAATTGAAGAGTTAGACGATGCAGATGTTATTTACAACTCGCCTAAAAAAGACTATACAAAAAAATTAATCTCAGCAATCCCTAAAGGGTTATAG
- the ricT gene encoding regulatory iron-sulfur-containing complex subunit RicT, protein MACQSCATGKDGQPKGCKNNGTCGTDSCNKLTVFDWLANMSVPNGEKPFDWVEVRFKNGRKHYYHNSENLTLSIGDIVATQAQSGHDIGMVTLTGELVRVQIKRKKIDTKNDVWKIYRKASQKDIDIWSTARDKEEPMKVKARQFAIDLKLQMKISDIEFQGDGSKATFYYTAEERVDFRELIKIYAREFRIRIEMKQVGFRQEASRLGGIGSCGRELCCSTWLTDFRSVSTSAARYQQLSLNPQKLAGQCGKLKCCLNYELDSYLDALKAFPKTDAKLYTEKGTAVCQKTDIFKGHMWYAYEGEWMNWHLITAAQAKEIIELNKKKEKVASLEEYAADLIIDTKTEFENVVGQDSLTRFDSLKHNKKRKNNRNRNKKSTRNTVEAKTNNNNTSNNRKPKRKPNRKKAQNNNNKTNESK, encoded by the coding sequence ATGGCTTGTCAAAGTTGCGCTACAGGTAAAGACGGACAACCAAAAGGTTGTAAGAATAACGGAACATGTGGCACAGATAGTTGCAATAAATTAACCGTTTTTGATTGGTTAGCTAACATGTCTGTTCCAAATGGAGAAAAACCTTTTGATTGGGTTGAAGTCCGTTTTAAAAACGGTAGAAAACATTACTATCATAATTCAGAAAATTTAACACTAAGTATAGGAGACATTGTTGCAACTCAAGCACAATCTGGTCATGATATTGGAATGGTTACCCTTACGGGAGAATTAGTTCGCGTTCAAATTAAACGTAAAAAAATAGACACCAAAAACGACGTTTGGAAAATTTATAGAAAAGCCTCTCAAAAAGATATTGATATTTGGAGCACTGCACGTGATAAAGAAGAACCAATGAAGGTTAAAGCACGTCAATTTGCAATTGATTTGAAATTACAAATGAAGATTTCAGATATCGAATTTCAAGGAGACGGAAGTAAAGCCACGTTTTATTATACCGCAGAAGAACGAGTAGATTTTAGAGAACTTATAAAAATTTACGCAAGAGAATTTCGTATTCGTATAGAAATGAAACAAGTTGGTTTCCGTCAAGAAGCGTCAAGACTTGGAGGTATAGGCTCTTGTGGTCGCGAGTTGTGTTGTTCTACTTGGTTAACAGATTTTAGATCTGTAAGCACAAGTGCAGCACGTTACCAGCAATTATCATTAAATCCACAAAAACTTGCAGGACAATGTGGTAAACTAAAATGTTGTTTAAATTACGAATTAGATTCGTATTTAGATGCTTTAAAAGCATTTCCAAAAACTGACGCTAAATTATATACAGAAAAAGGAACTGCAGTATGCCAAAAAACAGATATTTTTAAGGGTCATATGTGGTATGCTTATGAAGGTGAGTGGATGAATTGGCATTTAATTACAGCTGCACAAGCCAAAGAAATTATAGAATTAAACAAGAAAAAAGAAAAAGTAGCAAGCCTAGAAGAATATGCTGCAGATCTTATTATAGATACTAAAACAGAGTTTGAAAACGTTGTTGGTCAAGATAGTTTAACACGTTTTGATAGTCTAAAACACAATAAAAAACGTAAAAACAATAGAAACCGTAATAAAAAATCAACACGTAATACCGTTGAAGCTAAAACCAATAATAATAATACATCAAATAATAGGAAGCCAAAACGAAAGCCTAATAGAAAAAAAGCACAAAACAATAATAATAAAACCAATGAAAGCAAGTAA
- a CDS encoding transglycosylase domain-containing protein, with translation MAKTNKAEETGFEKYVRWFWMLFLGGLLSVVLLFLLASWGVLGEMPDHTQLENPKTNLATEVISSDGETLGKFYFRDNRTPVSYDELPQHLVDALIATEDVRYLEHSGIDGRGTLRAILKPGSGGASTITQQLAKQLFTKRASSNKVKRVLQKFKEWIIAIRLERQYTKEEIIAQYLNIVDFDNNADGIRSASRIYFGGKEPKELSLKESAMIVGMLKNPSLYNPLKDKGERAIKTKARRNVVFAQMAKYGYITEKEKDSLQKTDLGLRYTPDSHSAGTATYFREYLRDFMKDWINDPKNRKPDGSKYNINNDGLKIYTTIDSRMQKYAEEAVARHMPRLQAEFFHQNTPDRNPTAPFLGLTKEEEEQLMYNAMSRGERWRILKKAGKSEKDIRASFYKPAKMTVFKWDKNGQPSEVDTIMKPIDSMRYYKHFLHPGMMSMDPQTGHVKAWVGGMNYRSFQYDHVKQGKRQVGSTFKPFVYATAINQLHMSPCDKLPRAPITIEANKFGNPEPWSPKNNSGDYSGELTLKQALANSVNTITARLMDKVGPQPVAELAQNLGITSEIPLVPSIALGTPDVSVYEMVGAYAAFANQGVYTKPVMVTTIVDKNDTVLYQFVPETRDVLSEETAYVTVKLMQGVVESGSGSRLRTVGRDKWDASYREVVTGYPYELTNPIAGKTGTTQNQSDGWFMGMVPNLVTGVWVGAEDRATHFSRTKYGQGAAMALPIWGMYMKSCYEDETLNVSKSDFPRPSNLSIEVNCENYVPNDGNSPGLDLPEDDVPDELEMQP, from the coding sequence ATGGCAAAGACAAATAAAGCAGAAGAGACAGGCTTCGAAAAGTATGTGCGTTGGTTTTGGATGTTATTTTTAGGCGGATTACTTTCAGTAGTACTACTGTTTCTATTAGCGTCTTGGGGAGTTTTAGGTGAAATGCCTGATCACACACAATTAGAAAACCCTAAAACTAATTTAGCAACTGAGGTTATTTCCTCTGATGGAGAAACACTGGGTAAGTTTTATTTTAGAGATAACCGTACTCCTGTAAGTTATGATGAACTACCACAACATTTAGTTGATGCATTAATTGCAACAGAAGATGTGAGATACTTAGAACATTCTGGTATTGATGGTCGTGGTACATTACGAGCTATTTTAAAACCAGGAAGTGGTGGAGCTAGTACAATTACTCAGCAATTAGCAAAACAACTATTTACCAAAAGAGCATCTAGTAATAAGGTTAAAAGAGTGTTACAGAAATTTAAAGAATGGATTATTGCTATTCGTTTAGAGCGTCAATACACTAAAGAAGAAATTATAGCTCAATACCTTAATATTGTTGATTTTGATAACAATGCGGATGGTATCCGCTCAGCATCCAGAATTTATTTTGGAGGTAAAGAACCTAAAGAATTGAGTTTAAAAGAATCTGCTATGATAGTTGGGATGCTTAAAAACCCTTCACTATACAATCCATTAAAAGATAAAGGAGAACGAGCTATTAAAACAAAAGCAAGACGAAATGTAGTTTTTGCACAAATGGCCAAATACGGTTATATCACTGAAAAAGAAAAAGACTCGCTGCAAAAAACAGACTTAGGGTTACGATACACTCCAGATTCACACAGTGCAGGAACTGCTACATATTTTAGAGAATATCTAAGGGACTTTATGAAAGATTGGATTAACGATCCTAAAAACCGTAAACCAGATGGTAGTAAATATAACATCAATAATGATGGGTTAAAAATTTACACGACTATTGATTCACGAATGCAAAAATATGCAGAAGAAGCAGTTGCCAGACACATGCCAAGATTGCAAGCTGAGTTTTTTCATCAAAACACGCCAGATCGAAATCCAACAGCTCCTTTTTTAGGATTGACTAAAGAAGAAGAAGAGCAATTGATGTATAATGCAATGAGTCGTGGAGAACGTTGGAGAATACTAAAAAAAGCAGGTAAAAGCGAAAAAGATATTAGAGCGTCATTTTATAAACCAGCAAAAATGACGGTTTTTAAATGGGATAAAAATGGACAACCTAGCGAAGTGGATACCATCATGAAACCAATAGATTCCATGCGTTATTACAAGCACTTTTTACATCCAGGAATGATGAGCATGGATCCGCAAACAGGTCACGTAAAAGCTTGGGTTGGTGGTATGAACTACAGAAGTTTTCAATATGATCACGTCAAGCAAGGAAAGCGTCAAGTAGGGTCGACATTTAAACCTTTTGTCTATGCAACAGCAATTAACCAGTTGCATATGTCACCATGCGATAAACTACCTCGTGCTCCAATAACTATTGAAGCCAATAAATTTGGTAATCCAGAACCATGGTCACCAAAAAATAATAGTGGAGATTACAGTGGAGAGCTAACTTTAAAACAAGCGTTAGCTAACTCTGTAAACACTATTACTGCTAGATTAATGGATAAAGTTGGCCCACAACCTGTAGCAGAATTAGCTCAGAATCTTGGGATTACTTCAGAGATTCCATTAGTACCTTCTATTGCTTTAGGTACTCCTGATGTAAGTGTTTACGAAATGGTTGGCGCCTATGCTGCATTTGCAAATCAAGGTGTGTATACTAAGCCTGTTATGGTCACTACAATTGTAGATAAAAATGATACGGTTTTATACCAATTTGTACCAGAAACTAGAGATGTGTTAAGCGAAGAAACTGCCTATGTAACTGTAAAGCTAATGCAAGGTGTAGTTGAATCTGGTTCAGGTAGTAGATTAAGAACCGTTGGAAGAGATAAATGGGATGCTTCCTACAGAGAAGTGGTTACAGGATATCCTTATGAACTAACTAATCCTATAGCTGGTAAAACAGGCACTACTCAAAACCAGTCCGATGGTTGGTTTATGGGTATGGTACCAAACTTAGTCACTGGTGTCTGGGTTGGTGCAGAAGACAGAGCGACGCATTTTAGCAGAACAAAATATGGTCAAGGTGCAGCTATGGCTTTACCAATTTGGGGAATGTACATGAAAAGCTGTTATGAAGATGAGACTTTGAACGTGTCAAAATCAGATTTTCCGCGTCCTTCTAATTTATCTATTGAAGTAAACTGCGAAAACTATGTTCCAAATGATGGTAACTCACCAGGATTGGATCTCCCAGAAGATGATGTACCAGACGAATTAGAAATGCAACCTTAA
- a CDS encoding 3-oxoacid CoA-transferase subunit B, giving the protein MLDKTGIAKRIAKEVKDDYYVNLGIGIPTLVANYVRNDIQVEFQSENGVLGMGPFPFEGEEDADIINAGKQTITTLPGASFFDSATSFAMIRGQHVDLTILGAMEVAENGDIANWKIPGKMVKGMGGAMDLVASAENIIVAMMHTNRAGASKLLKQCSLPLTGVGCVKKIVTNLAVIEVTDKGFKLLERAPGVSVEDIKKATEGTLIVEGDIPEMVI; this is encoded by the coding sequence ATGTTAGATAAAACAGGAATAGCAAAACGTATAGCAAAAGAAGTCAAAGATGATTACTATGTTAACCTTGGTATTGGTATCCCAACATTAGTTGCTAATTATGTACGTAATGATATACAAGTAGAATTTCAGTCAGAAAATGGAGTATTAGGTATGGGACCTTTTCCCTTTGAAGGCGAAGAAGATGCAGATATTATTAATGCAGGCAAGCAAACCATAACGACGCTTCCTGGAGCTAGTTTTTTTGATAGCGCAACTAGTTTTGCTATGATACGTGGTCAACATGTTGATTTAACTATTTTAGGAGCAATGGAAGTTGCAGAAAATGGAGATATTGCCAATTGGAAAATACCAGGAAAAATGGTAAAAGGGATGGGTGGTGCAATGGATTTAGTAGCTAGTGCTGAAAATATTATTGTTGCCATGATGCATACTAATAGAGCAGGAGCATCTAAGTTGCTCAAGCAATGCAGTTTACCATTAACAGGTGTTGGATGTGTCAAAAAAATAGTAACCAATTTAGCAGTTATTGAAGTCACAGATAAAGGCTTTAAGCTATTAGAACGTGCTCCTGGTGTATCGGTTGAAGATATTAAAAAAGCTACAGAAGGGACTTTAATTGTAGAAGGTGATATCCCTGAAATGGTTATATAA
- a CDS encoding CoA transferase subunit A gives MILKTVNSVEEALEGVNDNMTFMLGGFGLSGIPENAIAELVKRNVKGVTCISNNAGVDDFGLGLLLQKKQIKKMISSYVGENDEFERQMLSGELDVELIPQGTLAERCRAAQAGFPAIYTPAGYGTEVAEGKETREFNGKMYVLEHAFKADFAFVKAWKGDAAGNLIFKGTARNFNPCMAGAAKVTVAEVEELVPVGDLDPNQIHIPGIFVQRIFQGKTYEKRIEQRTVRQKS, from the coding sequence ATGATTCTTAAAACAGTAAATTCTGTAGAAGAAGCACTAGAAGGTGTCAATGATAATATGACCTTTATGCTTGGAGGTTTTGGACTTAGTGGTATACCAGAAAATGCGATAGCAGAGTTGGTAAAACGTAACGTGAAGGGTGTAACGTGTATTTCAAATAATGCAGGAGTGGACGATTTTGGGCTTGGTTTATTACTTCAAAAAAAGCAAATAAAAAAAATGATATCATCATACGTTGGAGAAAATGATGAGTTTGAAAGACAAATGTTATCAGGTGAGTTGGATGTCGAGCTGATTCCGCAAGGTACTTTAGCAGAACGTTGTCGTGCTGCGCAAGCTGGATTTCCTGCTATTTATACACCAGCAGGATATGGCACAGAAGTCGCAGAAGGCAAAGAAACAAGAGAGTTTAATGGTAAAATGTATGTGTTAGAACATGCCTTTAAAGCCGATTTTGCTTTTGTAAAAGCTTGGAAAGGTGATGCAGCAGGAAATTTGATTTTTAAAGGTACTGCCAGAAATTTCAACCCATGTATGGCTGGAGCAGCTAAAGTAACAGTTGCTGAGGTAGAGGAGTTGGTTCCTGTTGGCGATTTAGACCCTAATCAAATACACATTCCAGGTATATTTGTACAACGTATTTTTCAAGGTAAAACCTATGAAAAACGTATTGAACAAAGAACGGTTAGACAAAAAAGTTAA
- a CDS encoding gliding motility lipoprotein GldH yields MKASNILFVLLLVLVMSCDSKAVFDEYKSVSTAWNKEDIVSFKIDVPDSIKPYNVFVNVRNTNAYKFSNLYLIVEMNFPHGKTLTDTLEYEMTQKNGEWLGEGLTAVKNNKLWYKEGVIFNENGTYTVSIKHAMRNNGEVNGVVNLEGITDVGFRIEKTE; encoded by the coding sequence ATGAAAGCAAGTAATATCCTATTTGTTTTATTGTTAGTACTTGTTATGTCTTGTGACTCTAAAGCAGTTTTTGACGAGTATAAAAGTGTGTCTACAGCTTGGAATAAAGAAGACATTGTAAGCTTCAAAATTGATGTGCCTGACTCGATTAAACCTTACAATGTATTTGTAAATGTTAGAAACACAAATGCTTATAAATTCAGTAATTTATACTTAATTGTAGAAATGAATTTTCCTCATGGAAAAACCTTGACAGATACCTTAGAGTATGAAATGACCCAAAAAAATGGAGAATGGTTAGGCGAAGGGTTAACAGCTGTTAAAAACAATAAATTATGGTACAAAGAAGGTGTAATATTTAATGAAAATGGGACTTATACGGTTAGTATCAAACATGCAATGCGGAATAATGGAGAGGTCAATGGTGTTGTAAACCTAGAGGGTATTACAGATGTAGGTTTCAGAATAGAAAAAACAGAATAA